Proteins co-encoded in one Deltaproteobacteria bacterium genomic window:
- the hisA gene encoding 1-(5-phosphoribosyl)-5-[(5-phosphoribosylamino)methylideneamino]imidazole-4-carboxamide isomerase — protein MIIIPAVDIKGGRCVRLREGRADAETVFSDHPLEMARRWADLGAERLHIIDLDGAFEKGPRNLSVIKEIVETIKIPIQLGGGIRDLSTVESYLSLGLAQVILGTVALKDPGTVKEACRHFPNQIMVSLDARDNRIAVEGWTEISEKDPVELVEQYEDWGVKAIIFTDIARDGTQQGPSIDSTRRLAQATRLPVVAAGGIATLSDVQSLAPLEKDGLAGMITGRAIYSGSLNLGEAMQWLKRNTTPSVIFS, from the coding sequence ATGATCATTATCCCAGCAGTAGATATCAAAGGCGGCCGGTGTGTCCGCCTCCGGGAAGGGCGGGCCGATGCCGAGACCGTCTTTTCGGACCATCCCTTGGAAATGGCCCGAAGATGGGCGGACCTGGGGGCCGAACGTCTCCATATCATCGACCTGGATGGGGCCTTTGAAAAAGGCCCCCGGAATCTTTCGGTCATCAAAGAGATTGTTGAAACGATTAAAATTCCGATCCAGCTTGGGGGAGGTATCCGGGATCTTTCGACTGTGGAGAGCTATCTGTCATTAGGATTGGCTCAGGTCATTTTAGGGACCGTGGCCCTTAAAGACCCCGGGACGGTTAAGGAAGCCTGCCGCCATTTCCCGAATCAAATTATGGTCAGTCTGGATGCCCGGGACAATCGTATTGCCGTCGAAGGTTGGACCGAAATTTCCGAAAAAGATCCGGTTGAGTTGGTTGAACAATATGAAGACTGGGGGGTCAAGGCCATTATTTTTACGGATATAGCCAGGGACGGAACCCAGCAGGGTCCCTCCATTGATTCGACCCGCCGTTTAGCCCAGGCCACCCGCCTTCCGGTGGTAGCGGCCGGAGGGATTGCCACCCTGTCCGATGTTCAAAGTTTGGCCCCTCTGGAGAAAGACGGGCTGGCCGGGATGATTACCGGGCGGGCTATTTACAGCGGATCATTAAATCTGGGCGAAGCTATGCAGTGGCTAAAAAGAAATACGA